The following are from one region of the Miscanthus floridulus cultivar M001 unplaced genomic scaffold, ASM1932011v1 fs_68_1_2, whole genome shotgun sequence genome:
- the LOC136532703 gene encoding uncharacterized protein translates to MYGCTLMSDSWTDKRGRHLINFLVNSPAGTYFLESVDASSEVHDAFMLADLLEAKIEEIREDKVVQVITDNGANYKAAGRILMERISTLYWSPCAAHCLDLMLEEIGNLKEFKKPIARAKCVTTFIYRHGRILSLMREKTGADLVRPAATRFATSFLTLKSLHKHRDALKALFVSEEWLGNKLAKTAADQEVHNTVLSMEFWNSVEDCLRASAPLLIVLRVVDGDERAAMPEVAALMNHAKEKIKLSFATENKKTLLKNIIKIIEKRWITQMDHPLYGVALYLNPGRLHSLIQDNDDATVGQLRGCFLDVLGRMVEDEEIRSKIDAQSLDYEGLRGDAFSNKMAKQNLQNLNP, encoded by the coding sequence ATGTATGGCTGCACACTTATGTCAGACAGCTGGACTGATAAGAGAGGCCGCCATTTGATCAACTTCCTTGTGAACAGCCCTGCAGGGACTTATTTCTTGGAGTCTGTTGATGCATCAAGTGAGGTACATGATGCATTTATGCTTGCTGATTTATTGGAGGCAAAGATTGAGGAGATTAGGGAAGACAAGGTGGTTCAAGTTATCACTGATAATGGGGCTAATTACAAGGCAGCTGGTAGAATTCTAATGGAAAGGATTTCTACGCTGTATTGGAGCCCATGTGCTGCACACTGCTTGGATCTTATGCTGGAAGAGATAGGGAACTTGAAGGAATTTAAGAAGCCCATTGCAAGAGCCAAATGTGTCACAACTTTCATCTATAGGCATGGGAGAATTCTTAGTTTGATGAGAGAAAAGACAGGGGCTGATCTTGTGAGACCTGCAGCCACTCGATTTGCCACCTCTTTCCTCACTTTAAAAAGTTTGCACAAGCACAGAGATGCTTTGAAGGCTTTATTTGTTAGTGAAGAATGGTTGGGGAACAAATTGGCAAAAACTGCAGCCGATCAAGAAGTGCACAACACTGTGCTCTCTATGGAATTTTGGAATTCAGTTGAAGATTGCCTTAGAGCTTCAGCACCTCTGCTTATTGTTCTTAGGGTGGTTGATGGTGATGAGAGGGCTGCAATGCCAGAGGTTGCAGCACTAATGAATCATGCAAAAGAGAAGATCAAGCTCAGCTTTGCTACTGAAAACAAGAAAACCTTGCTCAAGAATATCATTAAGATCATTGAGAAGCGTTGGATCACACAAATGGACCATCCTTTGTATGGGGTTGCATTGTATTTGAACCCAGGAAGACTGCATTCTCTCATACAAGATAATGATGATGCAACTGTTGGGCAGTTAAGAGGCTGTTTTCTTGATGTGCTTGGAAGAATGGTGGAGGATGAAGAAATTAGAAGCAAGATTGATGCTCAATCCTTGGACTATGAAGGCCTTAGAGGAGATGCATTCTCAAACAAAATGGCCAAGCAAAACCTACAGAATTTGAACCCTC